From Carcharodon carcharias isolate sCarCar2 chromosome 21, sCarCar2.pri, whole genome shotgun sequence:
TAGTTTCTTTACCATTTTGTAGGTCAGATTCCAATGTATTTAAGATGTTCAGAAAGCAATATTTAATGTTAAGCATGTTTCAGAATCAGCTGACAAAGAACTTCTCCTTTCAATACTCATTGTCCAAGTAAAGCCACAACCATGTGAGAAAGGGGAATTTTGTTTAACCCCATGATTCGAACAAGATTTCAACTTTTATATCTCCAGATGGATTTTAACCTCGACAGCAACAAGTTCATGTATGAGAATGGATCCCAGAACCCCAGCTATTTTCCAGACAATCACATTCAAGATTTATTCATCCCAAGGCAAGGAAAAGGTTTGGCTTTTCACTTCCATTTACCTTAGCGCTcacttcccaccaccccccaccacccacaccacaccccccccccaacttccttCCCAGCAATTACTTGGATAGATTTTCCCATGGGTGCTGTTCCTGCTAATCAAGTTACAGCACCGGAATAAACAAATCCAcaattatttaaaaacaaaaaaactgcggatgctggaaatccaaaacaaaaacagaattacctggaaaaactcagcaggtctggcagcatcggcggagaagaaaagagttgacgtttcgagtcctcatgacccttctgtcgaagggtcatgaggactcgaaacgtcaactcttttcttctccgccgatgctgccagacctgctgagtttttccaggtaattctgtttttgttttccacaaTTATTTAACATCATTGTTAAGCACAgagagccattcagctcctcagtcCAGATGTGAGCACAAGCATTAAGCAACTGGTTAGCTCTGCTATaaagatagaaaatgctggaaaatctcagcaggtctggcagcatctgtggagagagaaacagcgttaatgtttcaagtccgtgcggaaactctgtttttctctctctgcagatgctgccagatctgctgagtttttccagcatttcctgttttcatttcagatttccagcagctgcagtattttgcctttattttgaTGGTTAACTCTGGTGTTGAGCAGCATAAAGAGCAATTTAATACCAATAAGTGTTCGTCCTCTCGCTTCTTCTACCCTCCATCTCCCTACTTTGTTCAATAGCCTCTACAGCGGAGCCTCCCATCTTGTTGAACGTGCTAACGCTGGTCTCCATTGCAGGCAGGAAGAGGCTGCGCCTTTACGAGTTTCTGAGTGAATCTCTCCATGATTCCCAGATGTCCGACTGCATCCAGTGGGTGGACAGGAAAAGCGGCGTCTTCCAGTTCATCTCCAAGAACAAGGAGAAAGTGGCGGAGCtgtggggcaggaggaagggCAATCGGAAAACCATGACCTATCAGAAAATGGCCCGAGCTCTCAGGAACTACAGCCGGACGGGAGAGATTGTGAAAGTCCGCAGAAAGTTAACCTACCAGTTCGATGCCCAAGTCCTGCAGAGACTTGGAAATGGCCCAAGCTTTCACAATCCACACACCGACCATGAACACCATGGCTGTGATCACTGGCATTTCAGCTACAACTACAATGAACTTTTACATGAAAATTGCATATGAAGAATCCTGGTTTAAGCTAACCCATGTTCTTTATAATAAAATATTGCAGACAAACTGCAATTGAAAGAACTCAACATTCTAAATCCTGTAAATATCTTTTACTCTTTAAGCCAGTCTGTGTCATGTTTCAGCCCAGTCTAGTGTCATGTATTAAACATATTGGAATAAAAGTTCCTTCTTTCGTATAGTCTGTATATCGACTGGTTCATATTAAGCAGGGTTATGCAGCGGGACATCTGTACAGGCAGTTGATCACGCACTCAGCCAGTGTCAgatgggagagaggtggatcacTAGAGCAAGATTTTAGGAGTCAAACCTATTGCGAGATTCATAGAGATgcaaggggaaagagagaaaccGAGACTAATAGTGTCAGGTTTTGGGAGACAAAtataaaatattgcagatgctggaattctgaaatgaaaacaaactgCTGCAAACCCAGCAGCTGGATCTCTGGAGAGAGGAAgatttaatatttcaggtcaataacctttcatccgaCCTGATGAGATATAGGAAGCATAAACATGAGAAAAATAGAGACAGAAAGTAATGGAGagatacaaattcagaaagatggagagagaaagaaagtaatGATTAGAGGGTATTAATCAGCAGACTCTTACTGATACCCCCAGACTGACATTttctttattattattcattcataggatgtggatgttgctggctcgggcaaacatttattgcccaccctaattgcccttgagaaggtggtagtgagctgccttcttgaaccgctgcagtccatgtggtgtaggtacacccacagtgctgttagggagggagttccaggatcttgacccaatgacattgaaggaacggcaatatatttccaagtcaggatgttgagtggcttggaggggaacttccaggtggtggtgttcccatgtgtctgctgcccttgtccttctaaacagcagtggtcgtgggtttggaaggtgctgtctaaggagccttggtgagttcccgcagagtatcttgtagatggtacacactgctgccactgttcgttggtggtggagggtgtgaatgtttgtggatggggtgtcaatcaagcaggctgctttgtcctggatagtgtcaaccttcttaagtgttgtgggagctgcactcatccaggcaaatggggagtattccatcacactcctgacttgtgcctcatagatggtggacaggctttggggagttgggaggtgagttacttgccgcaggattcctagactcagacttgctcttgtagccacggtatttatatggctagtccagttcaatttctggtcaatgtaacccccaggatgttgatagtgggggactcagcaagggtaatgccattgactgtccaggggcaatggttagattttctcttgttgtgattgtcattgcctggcacttgtgtggtgcaaatattacttgccatttgtcagtcaaaacctggatattgtccaggtcttgctgcatttggacatggactgtttcagtatctgaggagttgcgaatgatgctgaacattgagcaatcatcagagaacattccCTCTAcatgactttatgatggaagtaagatcattgatgaagcagctgaagatggttgggccgaggacactaccctgaggaactcctgcagtgatgtcctggagctgagatgatcaatctccaacaaccacaaccaccttcctttgtgctgggtatgactccaaccagcgagagttttccccctgattcccattgactccagttttgctagggctccttgatgccacactcggtcaaatgctgccttgatgtcaagggcatcactctcacctcacctccggagttcagctcttttgtccatgtctgaaccaaggctataaaaaggtcaggagctgagtgatcctgg
This genomic window contains:
- the LOC121293374 gene encoding transcription factor Spi-C-like isoform X1 — translated: MCDTGRRGSNDRLTSSRHCILSMSCCMQDNYTPLFNDAFEVIHHQQHQHPATQLRQDPSLQYLPSPSLSMYNFQHYQEASQAPHCALDVQSQHLQDTMDFNLDSNKFMYENGSQNPSYFPDNHIQDLFIPRQGKGRKRLRLYEFLSESLHDSQMSDCIQWVDRKSGVFQFISKNKEKVAELWGRRKGNRKTMTYQKMARALRNYSRTGEIVKVRRKLTYQFDAQVLQRLGNGPSFHNPHTDHEHHGCDHWHFSYNYNELLHENCI
- the LOC121293374 gene encoding transcription factor Spi-C-like isoform X2; amino-acid sequence: MQDNYTPLFNDAFEVIHHQQHQHPATQLRQDPSLQYLPSPSLSMYNFQHYQEASQAPHCALDVQSQHLQDTMDFNLDSNKFMYENGSQNPSYFPDNHIQDLFIPRQGKGRKRLRLYEFLSESLHDSQMSDCIQWVDRKSGVFQFISKNKEKVAELWGRRKGNRKTMTYQKMARALRNYSRTGEIVKVRRKLTYQFDAQVLQRLGNGPSFHNPHTDHEHHGCDHWHFSYNYNELLHENCI